GTCGGCGTCAGTCTGCTGGTGTTTCCGATGACCTATCTCTGGCTCATTAGTGGAATGATGTTACTGGGGATTTATTTGCTGCAACAAGGTTGGTTTAGCCACAGATTGTCTAATGTTCATCGCCTGTTGGGATGGTCATTGATTTTAGGGTTTATCGCTTACCAGTGCAGTACGGCTGACAGCTACATAATACAGAACATGGCGCTGGTTATCGTACTATTAGCGGCCATACCTATGGCATTATGGATGCTGCAATGGGTGGTGGGATATTGTGACAACCAGCCACAGCGGCTTACAGCACTTCAGGCTGTCGGTAAGATACCGCTATCACTGTACATTTTGCAGTCAGTGGTTGGTGTTATGCTGTTTCGCCATGTCGCACCGCAACTATTGCTGACACTCAACTTTCTCGATTATCTGCTGTTAGCAAGCATTTGGAGCCTGATCCAGTTACTGTTAGCCAGTGCTTATCTGCGATACTTTAAGCAAGGACCATTGGAATGGTTATGGCGCAAACTTGCCTACAACGGCTTACAGGGAAGGTAACTCATGAAACCCAAAAGTTCATACTCATCACGCAACCGTGCTTATCGACCGGGAGGCTTTTGGCGTATGCCCTGGGCCTATAAAGTAACCTTGATATTTTCCCTGTATTTGGTGTTATCAGTAACCACCAAAGCGTTACCCTGGTGGTTTATGGTTTGGTATTTGCTACTCAGTCTGACCACCTACTGGCTGTACGCCAATGACAAACAGGCCGCCATTAATCACTTGCAACGCACCCCAGAATTTCAGTTACAAATTTTAGGGCTGATAGGTGGCTGGCCGGGCGCGTTATTGGCACAACATCAATTCCGGCACAAAACGATTAAACGTCGCTTCCGTCTGCTGTTCTGGTGCTGTGTAATCATCAACTTAGTGGCACTGATGGGAATTCACCAGTATCAGCACACAGTCATTGCTATCCATTAGCAATCGCTGTCAAGTCATTGCGCAAACTGCTAATATATTGGCTGATTTATAACAATGTGCAGATAATTCGGAAAGCGAAATGAAAACTATCATTGGGGTTGTACTGGCATCCGCCGTCGCAGTAGCCATGTACTTTTACCTGAACTCACTCACTAACCGAGGCATTGAACAAACCGTTGCAGAGGGAAATGCATTTCTTACGGCCAACAAAAGTAAACCTGGGATTATTACTACCGCCTCAGGTTTGGAATATGAATATTTGAACCATGGCACAGGCACAGTTCATCCCACCGCCGAAGATACCGTTAAGGTTCATTATGAGGGGCGCCTATTAGATGGCACGGTGTTTGATAGTTCAGTTAAGCGCGGCGAGCCACTCAAGTTTCCATTGAATCGCGTGATTAAAGGTTGGACAGAGGGGGTACAACTGATGGTCGAAGGGGACAAGGTGCGTTTTTTCATCCCCAACAATCTTGCCTATGGTAATCGCTCTGCCGGACCCATTCCCCCGGGAGCAGCACTGATATTTGATATTGAATTGCTGAAAATCAATCCGTAATCAAGTGTTATTCAGCTCAGAGAGCATGGCCATCAATCCCCGACACACCAGCGTTTCAGAGTCATCTACCCGACTGATTTGACACATGCCTGACATCGCTGGTGATACCATTTCGCGAATGTTGGCCACACACCCTTTATAATAATCTGCATTGGCAATGGTACTGCCTGCCAACCACAGATGCTGCGGATTAAACAAGTTGATGGCCCAAGCAATGCCCATTCCCAAATACGCCCCTGAACGATACAGTTCTACCGGGTTACGCAAACGTCGCTGACGGATAGACTCACCGCTGGCCATCTGCTCTAGCGTAAATTCACCCGATTCGGTCATCACCCAACAATTGCCAAGATCACCAGCCAAACCATTCGCCCCGGTAAAAACCTTACCGTGAATAGACAGTGCCAGTCCCATACCTTCGGAACACATCACCAATAGCTCACAGGCGTATTTGTTGCTGGTCACAGCGTGCATAGCGGCCTGTACATCATTGCAGACGACTTCTAGTGTACCTTTGGTATGTAACTTTTGCAGATTTTGCCCGGCCAATCCCGGCAAATGTTTGCAAGAGACTAACGAGTGATCTCTGACCATGCCGGGGAATGCCAGCGCTAGTCGATAATCCTGCAGTTGGTAGTCACTCTCTAAATCGGCGATTTGCTGATTTAAGTCATCCAGCGAGAAGCCTTCTCCTGTAGGGATTTTATATTGCTCGGTACTGCCCGCCTCACTGAACAGAAACAGCGCGGTTTCCGAACCGACATCAATTGTTAACTCCGCCATGCAATCCCCCAGAAGCTATACCGCAGTGCGATATAGTAGCACAGGCATCCATCATGCGGCACTGCCAATAACTTAACATATTGCTTTTACTGTAGTTCCAGTTGAATTATTGCACTCAATCATCATCAATTCACCCATGACGCACAAATATCGCAGTTAAAATATCCGTTTTACATTCTGGCAGTCCTTTAGCTGCAAACGACTGCCCCTTGCGGAAAGGATTAGTGGCTTGCGATAATCAGCCACAGATGCATTCATATTGACTGGCTTGCAACGCGCCTGAATTGCAAGCTGCTAACGGAGTAACCATGTCTGATAACATTGCCGCCCGTCTTACCGCTGTGCGTGGTGAGATGGCCAAGCTAAAGCTCGATGCCTTTATTCAACCACGTGCCGACGAGTATCTCGGTGAATACGTTCCCGCTCATAATGAACGGTTGTTGTGGTTAACGGGATTTACTGGCTCGGCGGGCATGGCCATCGTGATGAAAGACAGCGCGGCAGTGTTTGTTGACGGACGTTACGTCGTGCAAGTTCGTCAACAGGTGGACGCCAAGCTCTATCACTATGAAAGTCTGACTGATATGCCTCAATATCAATGGTTAGCCGCTCACCTGCCCAGCGGCAGCCGAGTTGGGGTCGATCCGCGTTGCCATACGCTGGCCTGGTTCAATGAGGCAATGGCCACCTTGGAGAAAGCCGGTATCGAGCTTATCGCCTTGGAAAACAATCCAGTGGATATTTGCTGGCACCCACGCCCGGCACCCACCAAAGATTTGGCTATTTTGTTCAGCGATGCGACTGCCGGTAAAACCAGCCTGCAAAAACGCAAGGAAATTGGCGAACTGGTGAAAAAGGCCGGAGCCGATGTCGCACTAATCACTGCGCTTGATTCTTTTTGCTGGCTGCTCAATATCCGCGGGCAGGATATCCCGCGCATTCCAGTCATCCTCGGGACCGCGCTGTTGCATGCCGATGGCACGATGATTCTCTTTACTGACCTGGATAAATTGCCACAAGGAATCGCTGCCCATGTCGGGACTGGCGTGAGTTTTAAAGCAGAAACAGAACTCAGTGATGCACTGATGGCACTCAATGGTAAAAAGCTATTGGCTGACCCCAACAGCGCCAATGCGGCCAGTCAGCTACAAGCCAAAGCCGCAGGTGCCAAGCTGATCGCCGGCAGTGATCCTGTTGCCATGCCCAAAGCCCGTAAAAACTCAGCAGAAATGCAGGGAATGATCGACAGCCATGTCCGTGATGGGGTGGCCGTTAGCCGTTTTCTGGCGTGGCTGGATAATGAAGTGGCCAATGACCGTCTTTACGATGAAGCCACACTGGCAGAAAAGCTGAAAGGTTTCCGCAAACAACATTCGCTCTACCGTGAACCTAGTTTCGACACCATTTCTGCTGCGGGTTCCAACGCGGCGATGTGCCATTACAACCATCTGAACGGTACGCCTAAGATGCTGGAAATGAACAGCATCTATCTGGTGGACTCCGGTGCGCAATATCTTGATGGCACTACCGATGTTACCCGCACCATTGCCATCGGCGCAGTAACCGACGAGCAGAAAAAACTGGTGACACTGGTACTTAAAGGCCATATCGCACTGGATCAGGCTCGCTTCCCGAAAGGCACCACCGGTCAGCAACTGGATATTCTGGCGCGCCAATATCTGTGGCAGCAGGGGTTTGATTATGACCACGGCACAGGTCACGGTGTCGGCCATTATCTGAGTGTGCATGAAGGCCCGCAACGTATCGGCAAAAATCACAACGCCGTTCCCTTGGAACCCGGAATGATCCTGTCCAATGAACCCGGTTATTATCGTGAAGGGGCCTTCGGCATTCGCTTGGAAAATTTGCTGACAGTAAAACCTTGTGCAGAACTCGCTGGGGCTGAACGGGAAATCTATTGCTTTGAAGCGCTGACATTAATTCCGATGGATAAGCGTTTGTTTGATAAAAAGCTGCTGACAGATGCCGAAATCGGCTGGGTTAACCGTTATCACCAACGCGTTTACACCACGTTGTCACCAATGCTGTCTGGTGCGGAGCTGACGTGGCTACAGCAGGCAACATCAGCCCTGTAGCAACTATTGGCGGAGGAACAGATGTTCCTCCGTAGCTTATGTCATCCCTTGAATTCGGTTATACTTGCCGCCATATAAACTGCAGTAGCGTTGTTGAGAGAGTCATGCAGATGCTGAATACTGAATTTGATAAATATCTGGAATTTCCTACGTCATTTCCGTTTAAAGTGGTAGGAGATTACAGTGAAGCGCTGGCCGAGCAAGTGGTCATGGTCGTGCAGAAACATGCCCCCGGCGATTACACCACCTCATCCAAAACTTCCAGTAAAGGTAGTTACCTTTCCGTGACCATCAGAGTACAAGTCACCAGCAAAGAACATATAGAAACCTTGTACACTGAACTTGCCGCCATTGAAGGGGTTCGTCGGGTGTTATAACCCATCACAAAATGTGATCTAGATTACATTTTTGCCGACTCTGGGTATAATGGCCGGCAGATCCACAGGGAGAGATGTTGCCCTTGTCCGAAAAAACCTTACACGTGTTCCATCTGGGTAAGATGGATTATGAAACGGTATGGCACGCAATGCAGCACTATACCGATATCCGCGACGATAATAGCCCCGATGAGCTATGGTTGGTGGAACACCCACCTGTATTTACCCAAGGTCAGGCTGGCAAGGCCGAGCATATTTTGGCGCCGGGTGATATACCGGTAGTACAAGTTGACCGCGGTGGTCAGGTGACTTATCACGGCCCTGGACAGATGGTTGCGTATCCGCTGTTAAACGTGCGCCAACTGAAGATTGGTGTACGGCAGTTGGTCACCGACATTGAGCAATCGGTTGTAGGCGTACTGGCACGTTTTCAGATAGAAGCTTATCCGAAAGCAGATGCCCCCGGGGTTTATGTCGATGGTAAAAAGATCGCATCTTTGGGATTGCGCATCCGCCGAGGCTGTTCCTTCCACGGCGTCGCGTTCAACGTCGATATGGACTTGGAGCCATTCCACCGCATCAACCCTTGTGGTTACGCCGGGCTGGAGATGACTCAGTGTAAAGATCTGGGTGGTCCCGCCACCGTCGAGGAAGCTGCTAAGCTCTTCAGTGAAATTTTCAGCCAGCGACTTGGCTATCAGCAATTACAGCATTACCAAGGATTACCAGAGTCATGAACAGGCCAGAAAGATTACAACCCGGCGTAAAATTGCGTGACGCCGATAAAGTTGCCCGCATTCCCGTAAAGGTGGTCCCGTCTGAACGCGACACTATGCTGCGCAAACCCGACTGGTTGCGTGTAAAGCTGCCGTCGTCCAATCAACGTATCCTGGATATCAAACAGGCACTGCGCAGCCATGGCCTGCATTCCGTCTGTGAAGAAGCCTCCTGCCCCAACTTGGCAGAATGCTTTAATCATGGTACAGCGACCTTTATGATCTTGGGTGCCATCTGCACTCGTCGCTGTCCTTTTTGCGATGTCGCCCATGGTCGTCCGCTCAAACCCGATCCGGAAGAGCCATTACAATTGGCGCGCACCATTCGTGATATGAAGCTCAAGTACGTGGTGATCACTTCAGTGGACCGCGACGACTTGCGTGATGGCGGCGCACAGCACTTTGCTGACTGTATCCGTGAGATCCGTAAACTCAATCCACATATCAAAATAGAAATTCTGGTACCTGACTTCCGCGGGCGTATTGAACAGGCATTGGATATTCTGGCAACTGAGCCACCAGATGTGTTCAACCACAATCTGGAAACCGCCCCGGCGCATTATCGTAAAGCGCGCCCCGGCGCAAACTATCAGTGGTCGTTAAATCTGCTGCAGCAGTTCAAACAGCGCCACACAGAAATCCCGACCAAATCCGGTCTGATGATGGGACTTGGGGAAACCAATGAAGAGATCGTTCAGGTATTAAAAGATCTCCGTTCCCATGGGGTGAACATGCTGACTTTGGGGCAATATCTGCAACCATCCCGTTTCCATCTGCCGGTAGAGCGCTATGTCACGCCGCAGGAGTTTGATGAACTGCATGACATCGCGGTGGAATTAGGCTTTACCCACGCCGCCTGTGGGCCACTGGTTCGCTCCAGCTATCATGCTGATTTGCAAGCGCAGGGCAAAGAAGTTAAGTAACGCCTCTTAAATAAGAGAAAAGCCGCCATCTGGCGGCTTTTCTCTTTCGACAAATCATGCCTGAATATCACAATGCAGCTTTAACTCCATCAACATTGCGTCTTCTCGGCCTGCAGCTGTGTGGTAATAATTTCTACGACTGCCAGTTTCAATAAAACCAAGATGACGGTAGAGGCCTATGGCTGAAGCATTACTGACCCTGACTTCCAGCAGTAACACCTCAATATGTTGGGCTTTTAACGACGCGATTGTTTGTTCCAGCAGCAGTTTGCCAAATCCCTTTCCTTGCTCACTGGGCTTCACACAAATATTCATCAATGTCGCTTCTTCAAACAGGCACTGCATAATACTGAAGCCTATTAGCTGTGCATTATCGTCAAACAATCCCAGTTGCTGGTAAAAACGGCCAAAGCAACTGGCAAGGGTTGCCTCGTCCCAAGGATAAGGATGTGCCTGCTGCTCGACTAACAGCATTTGCGATAATTGCGCTATCGAAAGCGGTAATACTTGAGCCATTATTGAATATTATCCAGATGACGCCACAGCTGTTGCCACAAAACACGTTTGGCTTCGCTATCACTTTGTAGCGACGCTAATGCAGGAGTAGAGAG
This portion of the Shewanella yunxiaonensis genome encodes:
- a CDS encoding aminopeptidase P family protein, which translates into the protein MSDNIAARLTAVRGEMAKLKLDAFIQPRADEYLGEYVPAHNERLLWLTGFTGSAGMAIVMKDSAAVFVDGRYVVQVRQQVDAKLYHYESLTDMPQYQWLAAHLPSGSRVGVDPRCHTLAWFNEAMATLEKAGIELIALENNPVDICWHPRPAPTKDLAILFSDATAGKTSLQKRKEIGELVKKAGADVALITALDSFCWLLNIRGQDIPRIPVILGTALLHADGTMILFTDLDKLPQGIAAHVGTGVSFKAETELSDALMALNGKKLLADPNSANAASQLQAKAAGAKLIAGSDPVAMPKARKNSAEMQGMIDSHVRDGVAVSRFLAWLDNEVANDRLYDEATLAEKLKGFRKQHSLYREPSFDTISAAGSNAAMCHYNHLNGTPKMLEMNSIYLVDSGAQYLDGTTDVTRTIAIGAVTDEQKKLVTLVLKGHIALDQARFPKGTTGQQLDILARQYLWQQGFDYDHGTGHGVGHYLSVHEGPQRIGKNHNAVPLEPGMILSNEPGYYREGAFGIRLENLLTVKPCAELAGAEREIYCFEALTLIPMDKRLFDKKLLTDAEIGWVNRYHQRVYTTLSPMLSGAELTWLQQATSAL
- a CDS encoding FKBP-type peptidyl-prolyl cis-trans isomerase, whose translation is MYFYLNSLTNRGIEQTVAEGNAFLTANKSKPGIITTASGLEYEYLNHGTGTVHPTAEDTVKVHYEGRLLDGTVFDSSVKRGEPLKFPLNRVIKGWTEGVQLMVEGDKVRFFIPNNLAYGNRSAGPIPPGAALIFDIELLKINP
- the rimI gene encoding ribosomal protein S18-alanine N-acetyltransferase; translated protein: MAQVLPLSIAQLSQMLLVEQQAHPYPWDEATLASCFGRFYQQLGLFDDNAQLIGFSIMQCLFEEATLMNICVKPSEQGKGFGKLLLEQTIASLKAQHIEVLLLEVRVSNASAIGLYRHLGFIETGSRRNYYHTAAGREDAMLMELKLHCDIQA
- a CDS encoding DUF1294 domain-containing protein; protein product: MKPKSSYSSRNRAYRPGGFWRMPWAYKVTLIFSLYLVLSVTTKALPWWFMVWYLLLSLTTYWLYANDKQAAINHLQRTPEFQLQILGLIGGWPGALLAQHQFRHKTIKRRFRLLFWCCVIINLVALMGIHQYQHTVIAIH
- the lipA gene encoding lipoyl synthase, with translation MNRPERLQPGVKLRDADKVARIPVKVVPSERDTMLRKPDWLRVKLPSSNQRILDIKQALRSHGLHSVCEEASCPNLAECFNHGTATFMILGAICTRRCPFCDVAHGRPLKPDPEEPLQLARTIRDMKLKYVVITSVDRDDLRDGGAQHFADCIREIRKLNPHIKIEILVPDFRGRIEQALDILATEPPDVFNHNLETAPAHYRKARPGANYQWSLNLLQQFKQRHTEIPTKSGLMMGLGETNEEIVQVLKDLRSHGVNMLTLGQYLQPSRFHLPVERYVTPQEFDELHDIAVELGFTHAACGPLVRSSYHADLQAQGKEVK
- a CDS encoding ROK family protein; translated protein: MAELTIDVGSETALFLFSEAGSTEQYKIPTGEGFSLDDLNQQIADLESDYQLQDYRLALAFPGMVRDHSLVSCKHLPGLAGQNLQKLHTKGTLEVVCNDVQAAMHAVTSNKYACELLVMCSEGMGLALSIHGKVFTGANGLAGDLGNCWVMTESGEFTLEQMASGESIRQRRLRNPVELYRSGAYLGMGIAWAINLFNPQHLWLAGSTIANADYYKGCVANIREMVSPAMSGMCQISRVDDSETLVCRGLMAMLSELNNT
- the ybeD gene encoding DUF493 family protein YbeD; the protein is MLNTEFDKYLEFPTSFPFKVVGDYSEALAEQVVMVVQKHAPGDYTTSSKTSSKGSYLSVTIRVQVTSKEHIETLYTELAAIEGVRRVL
- the lipB gene encoding lipoyl(octanoyl) transferase LipB, which translates into the protein MSEKTLHVFHLGKMDYETVWHAMQHYTDIRDDNSPDELWLVEHPPVFTQGQAGKAEHILAPGDIPVVQVDRGGQVTYHGPGQMVAYPLLNVRQLKIGVRQLVTDIEQSVVGVLARFQIEAYPKADAPGVYVDGKKIASLGLRIRRGCSFHGVAFNVDMDLEPFHRINPCGYAGLEMTQCKDLGGPATVEEAAKLFSEIFSQRLGYQQLQHYQGLPES